The Saccharopolyspora gloriosae genome has a segment encoding these proteins:
- a CDS encoding MATE family efflux transporter produces MRTVLGLAVPALGVLAAEPLYVLVDTAVIGHLGAVPLAGLALGGTLFTLVSSQLTFLSYGTTARTARLHGAGRRKDAVAEGVQATWLGIAVGVLLLVLAQLFAVPIAELLAGEGPIADAAARWLRVALLGAPLVLITMAGNGWMRGVQDTRRPLWFVLAGNGTSALLCPLFVYPLGWGLEGSAVANLIGQSISAALFLRALAVERAGLRPVPATMRAQLGMGRDLVLRTLAFQACFLSATSVAARTGAEAAAAHQVVWQLWSFLALVLDSLAIAAQSLVGAALGGGAAQRAKGLARQISWYGLAFGVLLGAVFAALATVLPKVFTSDAAVLAQLPSAWWFFVLQQPVAGVVFALDGVFLGAGDARYLRTATMISAAVGYLPLIWLSLAFGWGLAGIWTGLTLFMLLRLITLLLRARSGKWAVVGAEVGAKA; encoded by the coding sequence ATGCGGACGGTGCTCGGATTGGCCGTGCCCGCGCTGGGCGTGCTGGCCGCCGAGCCGCTGTACGTGCTCGTCGACACCGCCGTGATCGGGCACCTCGGCGCGGTCCCGCTGGCCGGACTCGCACTCGGCGGCACCCTGTTCACCCTGGTGTCCAGCCAGCTCACGTTCCTGTCCTACGGCACCACCGCGCGCACGGCCCGCCTGCACGGAGCGGGGCGGCGCAAGGACGCCGTCGCCGAAGGAGTGCAGGCCACCTGGCTCGGCATCGCGGTCGGTGTGCTGCTGCTGGTGCTGGCGCAGCTGTTCGCGGTGCCCATCGCCGAACTGCTCGCCGGGGAGGGGCCGATCGCGGACGCCGCGGCGCGCTGGCTGCGGGTCGCGCTGCTCGGGGCGCCGCTGGTGCTGATCACGATGGCGGGCAACGGCTGGATGCGCGGAGTGCAGGACACGCGGCGGCCGCTGTGGTTCGTGCTCGCGGGCAACGGCACCTCGGCGCTGCTGTGCCCGCTGTTCGTCTACCCGCTGGGCTGGGGGCTGGAAGGGTCCGCGGTGGCGAACCTGATCGGCCAGTCCATCTCGGCGGCGCTGTTCCTGCGGGCGCTGGCGGTGGAGCGCGCCGGGCTGCGCCCCGTCCCGGCGACAATGCGCGCCCAGCTCGGCATGGGCCGGGACCTGGTGCTGCGCACGCTGGCGTTCCAGGCGTGCTTCCTGTCGGCGACGTCGGTCGCCGCCCGCACCGGAGCGGAGGCCGCGGCCGCGCACCAGGTGGTGTGGCAGCTGTGGTCGTTCCTGGCGCTCGTGCTGGACTCGCTGGCCATCGCCGCCCAGTCGCTGGTCGGCGCGGCCCTCGGCGGTGGCGCGGCACAGCGGGCGAAGGGGCTCGCGCGGCAGATCAGTTGGTACGGGCTCGCGTTCGGAGTGCTGCTCGGGGCGGTGTTCGCCGCGTTGGCGACGGTGCTGCCGAAGGTGTTCACCAGTGACGCGGCCGTGCTGGCGCAGCTGCCGTCGGCGTGGTGGTTCTTCGTGCTGCAGCAGCCCGTGGCCGGAGTCGTGTTCGCGCTCGACGGCGTGTTCCTCGGCGCCGGAGACGCGCGCTACCTGCGGACGGCGACGATGATCAGCGCCGCGGTCGGCTACCTGCCGCTGATCTGGCTGTCGCTCGCGTTCGGCTGGGGCCTCGCCGGGATCTGGACGGGGCTGACGCTGTTCATGCTGCTGCGGTTGATCACCCTGCTGTTGCGGGCGCGGTCGGGGAAGTGGGCCGTCGTCGGTGCCGAAGTGGGCGCCAAGGCCTAG
- the truB gene encoding tRNA pseudouridine(55) synthase TruB: MTSHDVVSRVRRIMGTRKVGHAGTLDPMATGVLVLGLERATKLLGHLALDTKAYLATIRLGAATSTDDAEGELRSQTDPAGVTEQAIRDGIAELTGDIQQVPSSVSAVKVNGKRAYELARAGKDVELAARPVTVSRFDLLAIREPEAAPAERQAEPEAGTAEASPQAEASESASAWPTRMIELDVLVECSSGTYVRALARDLGARLGVGGHLGELRRTRVGPFGLATARTLERLEAEPGLSMDLDRAISTAFARYDTDAGTVRALTHGQTIPATGVAGTCGVFGPDGRAVALVQDEGRTARPVLVLTPAG, encoded by the coding sequence ATGACCTCGCACGACGTGGTGTCCCGCGTGCGCCGGATCATGGGCACCCGCAAGGTCGGGCATGCCGGAACCCTGGATCCGATGGCGACCGGGGTGCTGGTGCTCGGCCTGGAACGAGCCACGAAGCTGCTGGGGCATCTGGCGCTGGACACCAAGGCCTACCTGGCGACGATCCGCCTCGGCGCCGCCACCAGCACCGACGACGCCGAAGGCGAGCTGCGGTCGCAGACCGACCCGGCCGGGGTGACGGAGCAGGCGATCCGGGACGGCATCGCCGAGCTCACCGGGGACATCCAGCAAGTGCCGAGTTCGGTGAGCGCGGTCAAGGTCAACGGCAAGCGCGCCTACGAGCTGGCCCGCGCGGGCAAGGACGTGGAGCTGGCCGCGCGTCCGGTCACCGTCTCCCGGTTCGACCTGCTGGCCATCCGCGAGCCGGAGGCGGCCCCCGCCGAGCGGCAAGCCGAGCCGGAAGCGGGCACCGCCGAAGCCTCCCCGCAGGCCGAGGCGTCCGAGTCCGCGTCCGCCTGGCCCACTCGGATGATCGAGCTCGACGTGCTCGTCGAGTGCTCCTCCGGCACCTACGTGCGCGCGCTGGCGCGCGACCTGGGCGCCCGGCTCGGCGTCGGCGGCCACCTCGGTGAGCTGCGCCGGACCCGCGTCGGCCCGTTCGGTCTGGCCACCGCCCGCACCCTGGAACGACTCGAAGCCGAACCGGGTCTGTCGATGGACCTGGACCGCGCCATCTCCACCGCCTTCGCCCGCTACGACACCGACGCGGGCACGGTGCGCGCGCTCACCCACGGGCAGACGATCCCGGCCACCGGAGTCGCGGGCACCTGCGGCGTGTTCGGCCCGGACGGCCGCGCGGTGGCGCTGGTGCAGGACGAAGGCCGGACCGCGCGGCCCGTGCTGGTGCTGACCCCGGCGGGCTGA
- a CDS encoding bifunctional riboflavin kinase/FAD synthetase — MQRWRGLEQLPGGWGRCVVTIGVFDGIHQGHQQLIAHAVRAARERDVPCVLMTFDPHPAEVVRPGSHPAQLTTLRRRAELAEGLGVDVFCVLPFTAELSRMPADEFVHELLVERLHAAVVVVGENFTFGHRAAGDISVLAGLGERFGFEVASDRLVSGLTERADGATEAPVTFSSTYIRSCIDAGDVVAAASALGRYHRLEGIVVRGAGRGGSELGFPTANLSSPAYSAVPADGVYACWFTHRRRGSTEPGETLAAAVSVGSNPTFSGTERTVEAFVLDVDADFYGEHVALDFVRRLRGMERYDSVDALVEQMNQDVVHTREILDARG; from the coding sequence GTGCAGCGTTGGCGCGGTTTGGAGCAGCTCCCTGGCGGTTGGGGCCGGTGTGTCGTCACCATCGGCGTCTTCGACGGGATTCACCAGGGACACCAGCAGTTGATCGCGCACGCGGTACGGGCGGCGCGGGAACGCGACGTCCCCTGCGTGCTGATGACCTTCGACCCGCATCCGGCGGAGGTGGTGCGTCCCGGTAGCCATCCCGCGCAGCTGACCACGTTGCGGCGGCGCGCGGAGCTCGCCGAGGGGCTGGGCGTGGACGTGTTCTGCGTGCTGCCGTTCACCGCCGAGCTGTCCCGGATGCCCGCGGACGAGTTCGTGCACGAACTGCTGGTGGAGCGGCTGCACGCGGCGGTGGTCGTGGTCGGTGAGAACTTCACGTTCGGCCACCGCGCGGCGGGCGACATCTCGGTGCTGGCGGGGCTGGGGGAGCGGTTCGGTTTCGAAGTGGCCTCGGACCGGTTGGTCAGCGGCTTGACCGAACGCGCCGACGGAGCCACCGAGGCGCCGGTGACGTTCTCCTCGACCTACATCCGCTCCTGCATCGACGCCGGGGACGTGGTGGCCGCGGCCTCCGCGCTGGGCCGCTACCACCGGCTGGAGGGCATCGTGGTGCGCGGCGCCGGTCGCGGCGGCAGCGAACTCGGCTTCCCCACGGCGAACCTGTCCAGTCCCGCGTACTCGGCGGTGCCCGCCGACGGCGTGTACGCGTGCTGGTTCACCCATCGCCGCCGCGGCTCCACCGAGCCCGGCGAGACGCTGGCCGCCGCGGTGTCGGTGGGCAGCAACCCGACCTTCTCCGGTACGGAACGGACGGTCGAGGCGTTCGTGCTCGATGTGGACGCCGATTTCTACGGTGAGCACGTGGCGCTGGACTTCGTGCGCAGGCTGCGCGGCATGGAGCGCTACGACTCGGTGGACGCCTTGGTCGAGCAGATGAACCAGGACGTCGTGCACACGCGTGAGATCCTCGATGCGCGCGGTTGA
- a CDS encoding helix-turn-helix domain-containing protein codes for MAEHKSVQRNLELQREWYGEPLGDRVRRLVVAFRISQAQLAEVLGISAPMLSQVMSGRRAKIGNPSVLARLVMLERKVLVPGVAAGESEAIQAALADVRDSRPSVGRDTLPVMGANGEEAAWPVLRGTAKPSELEAAAALIDGRYPALAGLLRRAASGEPA; via the coding sequence GTGGCGGAACACAAGAGCGTCCAGCGCAATCTGGAGCTGCAGCGCGAGTGGTACGGCGAGCCGTTGGGCGACCGGGTGCGCAGGCTCGTGGTGGCGTTCCGGATCTCGCAGGCTCAGCTCGCGGAGGTGCTGGGCATCAGCGCCCCGATGCTCAGCCAGGTGATGAGCGGTCGCCGCGCCAAGATCGGCAATCCGTCGGTGCTGGCGAGGCTGGTGATGCTGGAGCGCAAGGTGCTCGTTCCCGGGGTGGCCGCCGGGGAATCGGAGGCGATTCAGGCGGCGCTCGCCGACGTGCGCGACTCGCGGCCCTCGGTGGGGCGGGACACGCTGCCGGTGATGGGCGCCAACGGTGAGGAGGCGGCGTGGCCGGTGCTGCGAGGCACGGCCAAGCCGAGCGAACTGGAGGCCGCCGCCGCGCTGATCGACGGGCGTTATCCGGCGCTCGCGGGCTTATTGCGCCGCGCCGCCAGCGGCGAACCGGCCTGA
- the thpR gene encoding RNA 2',3'-cyclic phosphodiesterase produces the protein MEGTDDEARLPRLFTAVWPPREAVEHLAGVLDEVRLERIGSQLRGFRLMPTRQWHLTLCFHGPADPADSAARLDRQVPAAGAAPRLRLAGAGMFRGVLWAGVEFAAEPDGRTLRALVRAAGGDADGFRAHLTLARWNAGGLDRRTLPRQLHGYAGPWWNATEVALVRSDQEPAGPVYRTVHSVAVPRRAAGDQGVLGSP, from the coding sequence GTGGAGGGAACCGATGACGAGGCGCGGCTGCCGCGCCTGTTCACCGCCGTGTGGCCGCCGCGAGAGGCGGTCGAGCACCTCGCCGGAGTGCTCGACGAAGTCCGGCTGGAGCGGATCGGCTCGCAGTTGCGGGGCTTCCGCCTCATGCCGACCCGGCAGTGGCACCTGACGTTGTGCTTCCACGGTCCTGCCGACCCCGCCGACTCGGCGGCCCGGCTGGATCGGCAGGTGCCCGCGGCGGGAGCGGCTCCGCGGCTGCGGCTCGCGGGCGCAGGCATGTTCCGCGGGGTCCTGTGGGCGGGCGTCGAGTTCGCCGCCGAACCCGACGGCCGAACGCTGCGGGCGCTGGTGCGGGCCGCGGGAGGCGACGCGGACGGCTTCCGGGCGCACCTCACCCTCGCCAGGTGGAACGCGGGCGGACTGGACCGGCGAACGCTGCCGCGGCAGCTGCACGGCTACGCGGGTCCGTGGTGGAACGCGACCGAGGTCGCGCTGGTGCGCAGCGATCAAGAACCGGCGGGGCCGGTGTACCGGACGGTGCACTCGGTGGCGGTGCCACGCCGCGCAGCAGGGGACCAGGGTGTACTGGGGAGCCCCTGA
- the rpsO gene encoding 30S ribosomal protein S15, translated as MALSTTQKKQILADYGLHESDTGSAEAQVALLTNRISGLTEHLKLHKHDHHSRRGLLLMVGRRRRLLNYLTKVDIERYRSLIQRLGLRR; from the coding sequence GTGGCGCTGTCCACTACTCAGAAGAAGCAGATCCTGGCCGACTACGGTCTGCACGAGTCCGACACCGGTTCGGCGGAGGCCCAGGTGGCCCTGCTGACCAACCGGATCTCGGGCCTGACCGAGCACCTCAAGCTGCACAAGCACGACCACCACTCGCGTCGTGGCCTGCTGCTGATGGTGGGTCGTCGCCGCCGGCTGCTGAACTACCTGACCAAGGTCGACATCGAGCGTTACCGCTCGCTGATCCAGCGGCTCGGTCTGCGTCGTTGA
- a CDS encoding polyribonucleotide nucleotidyltransferase, translating to MTQAQNVDEGVYEATAVLDNGAFGTREVRFETGRLAKQAAGSVVAYLDDDTMLLSATTASKHPKDNLDFFPLTVDVEERMYAAGRIPGSFFRREGRPSTDAILTCRLIDRPLRPSFVDGLRNEIQVVVTVMSLDPKDPYDVLAINSASASTQLSGLPFSGPVGATRMALIDGQWVAFPTHEQLERAVFDMVVAGRIVGEDVAIMMVEAEATDKTIDLVGQGAQAPTEEVVAAGLEAAKPFIRTLCQAQQQLAQTAGKATAEYPLFPAYQDDAFTAVEGAVSADLTQALAIAGKQERESRLDEIKQVALEKAGIEEGQPFAGREKEIGAAFRSLTKKLVRQRIITEKVRIDGRGLTDIRSLSAEVGVVPRAHGSALFERGETQIMGVSTLNMLRLEQTIDSLGPETSKRYMHHYNFPPYSTGETGRVGSPKRREIGHGALAERAMLPVLPTREEFPYALRQVSEALGSNGSTSMGSVCASTLSLLNAGVPLKAPVAGIAMGLVSDVVDGQTHYVALTDILGAEDAFGDMDFKVAGTKEFVTALQLDTKLDGIPSEVLAQALGQAKDARFTILEVMDEAIGSPDEMSPHAPRVTSVSIPIDKIGEVIGPKGKMINSITEETGAEITIEDDGTIYVGAADGPSAEAAIDKINAIANPQLPKVGERFLGTVVKTAAFGAFVSLLPGKDGLVHISKLGNGKRIGKVEDVVNVGDKLRVEIADIDNRGKISLIVVDEDGADTAAQAEDAPAEETPAEAPAE from the coding sequence TTGACACAAGCACAAAACGTTGACGAAGGCGTCTACGAAGCGACCGCGGTACTGGACAACGGTGCTTTCGGTACCCGCGAGGTCCGGTTCGAGACGGGCCGGCTGGCCAAGCAGGCCGCGGGCAGTGTCGTCGCCTACCTGGACGACGACACCATGCTGCTGTCGGCCACCACGGCCTCCAAGCACCCGAAGGACAACCTGGACTTCTTCCCGCTGACGGTGGACGTCGAGGAGCGGATGTACGCGGCGGGCCGGATCCCCGGCTCGTTCTTCCGCCGGGAGGGCCGTCCTTCCACCGACGCGATCCTGACCTGCCGGTTGATCGACCGGCCGCTGCGCCCGTCCTTCGTGGACGGCCTGCGCAACGAGATCCAGGTCGTCGTCACGGTGATGAGCCTGGACCCGAAGGACCCCTACGACGTGCTCGCCATCAACAGCGCGTCCGCCTCCACGCAGCTGTCCGGCCTGCCGTTCTCCGGCCCGGTCGGCGCCACTCGGATGGCGTTGATCGACGGGCAGTGGGTTGCCTTCCCCACCCACGAGCAGCTTGAGCGCGCCGTGTTCGACATGGTCGTCGCCGGGCGCATCGTCGGTGAAGACGTCGCGATCATGATGGTCGAGGCCGAGGCCACCGACAAGACGATCGACCTGGTCGGACAGGGTGCGCAGGCGCCCACCGAGGAGGTCGTCGCCGCCGGTCTGGAGGCCGCGAAGCCGTTCATCCGCACCCTCTGCCAGGCCCAGCAGCAGCTGGCCCAGACCGCGGGCAAGGCCACCGCCGAGTACCCGCTGTTCCCGGCGTACCAGGACGACGCCTTCACCGCCGTCGAAGGCGCGGTGTCCGCCGACCTGACGCAGGCGCTGGCCATCGCGGGCAAGCAGGAGCGCGAGTCCCGCCTCGACGAGATCAAGCAGGTCGCGCTGGAGAAGGCGGGCATCGAGGAGGGGCAGCCCTTCGCCGGTCGGGAGAAGGAGATCGGCGCGGCTTTCCGCTCGCTGACGAAGAAGCTGGTGCGCCAGCGGATCATCACCGAGAAGGTCCGCATCGACGGCCGTGGCCTCACCGACATTCGCAGCCTCTCCGCCGAGGTCGGCGTGGTGCCGCGGGCGCACGGTTCGGCGCTGTTCGAGCGCGGCGAGACCCAGATCATGGGCGTCTCCACGCTGAACATGCTGCGGCTGGAGCAGACGATCGACTCGCTCGGTCCGGAGACCAGCAAGCGGTACATGCACCACTACAACTTCCCGCCTTACTCGACCGGTGAGACCGGCCGGGTCGGCAGCCCGAAGCGCCGCGAGATCGGCCACGGCGCGCTGGCGGAGCGGGCGATGCTGCCGGTGCTGCCGACGCGCGAGGAGTTCCCGTACGCGCTGCGCCAGGTTTCCGAGGCGCTGGGCTCCAACGGTTCCACCTCGATGGGCTCGGTCTGCGCCTCGACGCTGTCGCTGCTCAACGCCGGTGTGCCGCTGAAGGCGCCGGTCGCGGGCATCGCGATGGGCCTCGTGTCCGACGTGGTCGACGGCCAGACGCACTACGTGGCGCTGACCGACATCCTCGGTGCCGAGGACGCGTTCGGTGACATGGACTTCAAGGTCGCCGGTACCAAGGAGTTCGTGACCGCGCTGCAGCTGGACACCAAGCTCGACGGCATCCCCTCCGAGGTGCTGGCGCAGGCGCTGGGTCAGGCCAAGGACGCCCGGTTCACGATCCTCGAGGTCATGGACGAGGCCATCGGCTCGCCGGACGAGATGAGCCCGCACGCGCCGCGCGTCACCTCGGTCTCGATCCCGATCGACAAGATCGGCGAGGTCATCGGGCCGAAGGGCAAGATGATCAACTCGATCACCGAGGAGACCGGCGCCGAGATCACCATCGAGGACGACGGCACGATCTACGTGGGTGCGGCCGACGGCCCGTCCGCGGAGGCCGCGATCGACAAGATCAACGCCATCGCGAACCCGCAGCTGCCGAAGGTCGGCGAGCGCTTCCTGGGCACCGTGGTCAAGACCGCGGCGTTCGGCGCGTTCGTCTCGCTGCTGCCGGGCAAGGACGGCCTGGTGCACATCTCCAAGCTGGGCAACGGCAAGCGCATCGGCAAGGTCGAGGACGTCGTGAACGTCGGCGACAAGCTGCGCGTGGAGATCGCCGACATCGACAACCGCGGCAAGATCAGCCTCATCGTCGTCGACGAAGACGGTGCCGACACCGCGGCGCAGGCCGAGGACGCCCCGGCCGAGGAAACCCCGGCGGAAGCCCCCGCCGAGTGA